One genomic region from Bradyrhizobium icense encodes:
- a CDS encoding ferritin-like domain-containing protein, whose amino-acid sequence MEAEFYLRATTGKGISDTDAGMDAGRVVGGHEAQFKEKAIREFIEETAENELAHVRFYRKTLGRSAISRPAIDFDAGFKAAAQAAGLPADFDPFADDMSVLLGGMLFEDVGVTAYAGAAPLLKKKEFLEAAAGILAVEAYHMGMARSQLYMMGEKAWDAANAISDARDKIDGTPEKEDEGIRIDGKANFVPSTPDAIAFTRTPQEVLRIVYLTEKAGVSKGGFYPNGMNGELKTT is encoded by the coding sequence ATGGAAGCCGAGTTCTATCTGCGCGCAACGACCGGCAAGGGCATCAGCGATACCGATGCCGGTATGGATGCCGGCAGGGTCGTCGGCGGCCACGAGGCCCAATTCAAAGAGAAAGCGATCCGCGAGTTCATCGAAGAGACGGCGGAGAACGAACTGGCCCACGTTCGCTTCTACCGCAAGACACTTGGCCGAAGCGCCATTTCACGACCTGCGATCGACTTCGACGCCGGCTTCAAGGCTGCTGCTCAGGCTGCCGGATTGCCTGCCGATTTCGACCCATTTGCCGATGACATGTCGGTTCTGCTCGGAGGCATGCTGTTCGAAGACGTTGGCGTGACTGCCTATGCGGGCGCGGCTCCCCTGCTGAAGAAAAAGGAATTCCTGGAAGCGGCGGCCGGAATTCTTGCTGTTGAGGCCTACCACATGGGAATGGCGCGCTCTCAGCTCTACATGATGGGCGAGAAGGCATGGGACGCCGCCAACGCAATCTCGGATGCACGGGATAAAATTGACGGGACCCCCGAAAAGGAAGACGAGGGGATCAGGATAGACGGCAAAGCCAACTTCGTTCCTTCAACGCCCGACGCAATCGCGTTCACGCGTACGCCGCAAGAGGTTCTGCGCATCGTCTATCTGACCGAGAAGGCCGGTGTCAGCAAGGGCGGGTTCTACCCGAACGGAATGAACGGAGAACTCAAGACGACCTGA
- a CDS encoding PQQ-dependent sugar dehydrogenase, whose amino-acid sequence MKIPSSRLVTLAATLVAIGFALAPAWAQRKNAPAAQPPAEKPADPALLPDQELGWRFTVKAEDLPSPKTGPVVSSRSLVIPHQGQTPRVPEGFITTAFMTGLEHPRRLLVLPNGDVLVAEQKAGYLTLLRDEDGDGKADWIQRHAEGLNQPYGLAWRDDHVLVADQDGIWKVPHRLGALRAGRGGEQPKAADVPPDQRKPSPAVVGEEMITGKGVFGIVQGHANRHLAIDPKTGGLFVGVGSSGNIGVEPEVKATIQRFDPNGANQATFASGLRNPTALAFEPGTGDLYAVVQERDGLGDRLPPDYLTRVEKGAFYGWPYAYIGQHPQPGFAKLKPDKVKASIKPDLLFEAHSSAMDLVFYDGEQFPPEFRGGAFVALKGSWNRSEPTGYKIVFVPFKDGRPQGWYQNFAVGFWISGMHRAEVWGRPAALAIAKDGSLLVADDTGGTIWRIAYTGSQNRTDKTDGNTEAPR is encoded by the coding sequence ATGAAAATCCCTTCTTCCCGCCTCGTGACCCTTGCGGCAACCCTTGTTGCGATTGGCTTTGCGCTTGCACCGGCCTGGGCTCAGCGTAAAAACGCGCCCGCCGCTCAGCCCCCGGCAGAAAAGCCGGCGGACCCGGCGCTATTGCCCGACCAGGAACTTGGATGGCGGTTCACGGTCAAAGCGGAGGACCTGCCGTCCCCGAAGACCGGTCCGGTCGTCAGCAGCCGCTCCCTTGTCATCCCCCACCAGGGCCAAACGCCCCGCGTCCCTGAAGGCTTCATCACGACAGCCTTCATGACCGGCCTTGAGCATCCGAGGCGTCTGCTTGTGCTGCCGAACGGCGACGTGCTCGTGGCCGAACAGAAGGCGGGGTATCTCACACTGCTGCGCGATGAGGACGGGGACGGCAAGGCCGACTGGATTCAGCGCCACGCGGAGGGACTCAACCAACCTTACGGACTCGCTTGGCGGGACGATCACGTCCTGGTCGCGGATCAGGATGGAATCTGGAAGGTGCCGCACCGGCTTGGCGCATTGCGTGCAGGCCGAGGTGGCGAGCAGCCGAAGGCTGCCGATGTGCCGCCGGATCAGCGCAAACCTTCGCCCGCCGTGGTTGGCGAGGAAATGATCACCGGGAAGGGCGTATTCGGCATCGTTCAAGGCCATGCTAACCGACACCTCGCGATTGACCCCAAGACTGGCGGACTGTTCGTCGGCGTCGGCTCGTCCGGAAACATCGGTGTTGAACCGGAGGTCAAGGCGACGATCCAGCGCTTCGATCCCAACGGCGCGAACCAAGCCACGTTCGCCTCGGGATTGCGCAATCCGACGGCGCTCGCCTTCGAACCTGGAACGGGCGATCTCTACGCGGTGGTTCAGGAGCGCGACGGTCTCGGCGATCGGCTTCCGCCCGATTATCTCACGCGCGTCGAGAAGGGCGCCTTCTACGGCTGGCCTTACGCCTATATCGGTCAGCACCCGCAGCCGGGTTTCGCCAAATTGAAACCAGACAAGGTCAAGGCTTCAATCAAGCCCGACCTTCTGTTCGAAGCGCACTCCTCGGCGATGGATCTGGTGTTCTACGATGGCGAACAGTTTCCGCCTGAATTCCGAGGCGGCGCCTTTGTTGCACTCAAAGGGTCGTGGAATCGATCCGAGCCAACCGGCTACAAGATCGTGTTCGTTCCGTTCAAGGATGGCCGTCCGCAAGGCTGGTATCAGAATTTCGCCGTCGGCTTCTGGATCTCCGGCATGCATCGGGCGGAGGTCTGGGGCCGACCTGCCGCGCTTGCGATTGCCAAGGACGGTTCGTTGCTCGTTGCCGACGACACCGGCGGCACCATCTGGCGCATCGCTTACACGGGGTCTCAGAACCGCACAGACAAGACCGATGGCAATACTGAGGCGCCACGCTAG
- the tolQ gene encoding protein TolQ, which produces MNPADVAPSALPLVSADVSLIALFWQAHWVVKTVMLGLLACSVWVWAIAIDKIFLYSRTKRAMDRFEQAFWSGQSIEELYRALSAKPTQSMAACFVAAMREWKRSFESQSRSFAGLQMRIEKVMNVSIAREVERLERRLLVLATVGSAGPFVGLFGTVWGIMSSFQSIAASKNTSLAVVAPGIAEALFATAIGLIAAIPATIFYNKFTSEVNRQAQRLEGFADEFSAILSRQIDERA; this is translated from the coding sequence ATGAATCCCGCCGACGTGGCTCCGTCAGCTTTGCCGTTGGTCTCCGCCGACGTGTCGCTGATCGCGCTGTTCTGGCAGGCCCACTGGGTCGTGAAGACCGTCATGCTTGGCCTGCTCGCCTGCTCGGTCTGGGTCTGGGCAATCGCAATCGACAAGATTTTCCTCTATTCGCGCACCAAGCGCGCGATGGACCGCTTCGAACAGGCGTTCTGGTCGGGACAGTCGATCGAGGAACTCTACCGCGCGCTGTCGGCGAAGCCGACGCAATCGATGGCGGCGTGCTTCGTCGCCGCCATGCGCGAGTGGAAACGCTCGTTCGAGAGCCAGTCGCGCTCCTTTGCCGGCTTGCAGATGCGGATCGAGAAGGTGATGAACGTCTCCATCGCCCGCGAGGTCGAGCGGCTGGAGCGGCGGCTGCTGGTGCTGGCGACGGTTGGCTCCGCCGGGCCGTTCGTCGGCCTGTTCGGAACCGTCTGGGGCATCATGTCGAGCTTCCAGTCGATCGCAGCGTCGAAAAACACCTCGCTGGCGGTCGTGGCGCCCGGCATTGCGGAGGCGCTGTTTGCGACCGCTATCGGTCTTATCGCCGCCATCCCGGCGACCATTTTCTACAATAAGTTCACGTCCGAGGTGAACCGGCAGGCGCAGCGGCTGGAGGGCTTTGCCGACGAGTTTTCCGCCATCCTGTCCCGCCAGATCGACGAGCGGGCGTGA